In Oncorhynchus keta strain PuntledgeMale-10-30-2019 chromosome 19, Oket_V2, whole genome shotgun sequence, a single genomic region encodes these proteins:
- the LOC127909375 gene encoding uncharacterized protein LOC127909375 isoform X2, whose protein sequence is MPGCFSRLMERVRGPGQPSSSTGCLNSFVGCFCCLFPFCRVRDRREVDSDSDFEEESNVLDEVQLDVPLLPVILDVQDAAIILEDVPDVPTILEEATGNWQLIPIRFSPLYCGPVVIRNHAGPVAKAWRTFQFISPIITYMRGGSQQVVVRMHHVSRVRGLETQLVWAISRETARLSPEGIPYCATKVQSVTWILYMAGRVTQYASHLRHETSVDVTLGCYQQTDVSVVYATLHMGPDGLLSSSAWSEAASVSTPTNQQFTEPEPECHNCYEGWEEDLLPEEREVPLLNLYLTTKRVEDIALRLVSLRQAFTTLLGSTLSRNHLFVAGKVLMGALVQAQHMDEAEFIRAYNDFVDYLSDPSKQIDIERELAEAKIHHVNLIDVLFELVLFGMMTAQKSLMVHPGGFMERLYALLYSFLPVAASIEPKAERYLLLLNDSCDTLPPHRGLDTNALHYFALNFTFLNKITSSSKAFVSVFLFT, encoded by the exons ATGCCTGGGTGCTTTTCAAGATTGATGGAGAGAGTGCGAGGACCTGGGCAGCCTTCTTCGTCGACAGGTTGTTTAAATTCATTTGTGGGTTGTTTTTGTTGTCTTTTTCCGTTTTGCAGGGTTCGCGATCGTCGGGAGGTGGACAGCGACAGCGACTTCGAAGAGG AATCAAATGTACTGGATGAGGTCCAGTTGGATGTGCCACTGCTGCCAGTCATCCTTGATGTCCAGGATGCTGCTATCATCCTTGAGGATGTGCCAGATGTACCGACTATCCTTGAG GAGGCCACTGGTAATTGGCAGTTGATACCGATTAGGTTTAGCCCCCTGTACTGTGGGCCTGTTGTGATCAGA AACCATGCCGGTCCGGTGGCTAAAGCTTGGAGAACTTTCCAGTTCATCAGCCCCATTATCACCTATATGCGTGGGGGATCCCAG CAGGTGGTGGTGAGGATGCACCATGTGAGTAGGGTTCGAGGCCTGGAGACTCAACTGGTGTGGGCCATCTCCAGGGAGACAGCCAGGCTTAGTCCAGAGGGCATCCCCTACTGTGCCACCAAGGTTCAGTCCGTCACTTGGATCCTG tataTGGCTGGCAGGGTGACCCAGTATGCTTCTCACCTCCGCCATGAGACGTCTGTGGACGTGACCCTTGGCTGCTACCAG CAGACTGATGTCTCGGTGGTGTATGCCACTCTCCACATGGGGCCGGATGGGCTGCTCTCCTCCTCGGCGTGGTCGGAGGCTGCCTCCGTGTCTACGCCCACCAATCAGCAGTTCACTGAGCCAGAGCCTGAATGCCACAACTGCTATGAG ggctgggaggaggacctgctgcctgaggagagggaggttccTCTGCTAAA CCTCTACCTTACCACCAAGAGAGTGGAGGACATCGCCCTGAGGCTCGTCTCCCTGCGCCAGGCCTTCACT ACCCTGCTTGGTTCCACCCTGAGCAGGAACCATCTGTTTGTGGCAGGAAAGGTCCTAATGGGCGCACTGGTTCAAGCCCAGCACATG GACGAGGCCGAATTCATCCGTGCCTATAACGACTTTGTGGACTACCTGAGTGACCCCTCCAAGCAGATTGACATTGAGAGGGAGCTGGCTGAGGCAAAG ATCCATCATGTTAACCTGATAGATGTCCTTTTTGAactggtgctatttgggatgatGACAGCTCAGAAGTCCCTGATGGTG CACCCTGGTGGGTTCATGGAGCGTCTGTACGCTCTCCTGTACTCCTTCCTGCCCGTAGCTGCCAGCATTGAGCCAAAGGCCGAGAGATACCTGCTGCTGCTCAAT GATTCTTGTGACACTTTGCCACCACACAGGGGTCTAGACACAAATGCACTACATTACTTTGCACTgaattttacatttttaaataaaataactagTAGTTCAAAAGCATTTGTCTCTGTCTTTTTATTTACTTGA
- the LOC127909375 gene encoding uncharacterized protein LOC127909375 isoform X5 has protein sequence MPGCFSRLMERVRGPGQPSSSTGCLNSFVGCFCCLFPFCRVRDRREVDSDSDFEEESNVLDEVQLDVPLLPVILDVQDAAIILEDVPDVPTILEEATGNWQLIPIRFSPLYCGPVVIRNHAGPVAKAWRTFQFISPIITYMRGGSQQVVVRMHHVSRVRGLETQLVWAISRETARLSPEGIPYCATKVQSVTWILYMAGRVTQYASHLRHETSVDVTLGCYQQTDVSVVYATLHMGPDGLLSSSAWSEAASVSTPTNQQFTEPEPECHNCYEGWEEDLLPEEREVPLLNLYLTTKRVEDIALRLVSLRQAFTTLLGSTLSRNHLFVAGKVLMGALVQAQHMDEAEFIRAYNDFVDYLSDPSKQIDIERELAEAKIHHVNLIDVLFELVLFGMMTAQKSLMVHPGGFMERLYALLYSFLPVAASIEPKAERYLLLLNVRFKSLLPYS, from the exons ATGCCTGGGTGCTTTTCAAGATTGATGGAGAGAGTGCGAGGACCTGGGCAGCCTTCTTCGTCGACAGGTTGTTTAAATTCATTTGTGGGTTGTTTTTGTTGTCTTTTTCCGTTTTGCAGGGTTCGCGATCGTCGGGAGGTGGACAGCGACAGCGACTTCGAAGAGG AATCAAATGTACTGGATGAGGTCCAGTTGGATGTGCCACTGCTGCCAGTCATCCTTGATGTCCAGGATGCTGCTATCATCCTTGAGGATGTGCCAGATGTACCGACTATCCTTGAG GAGGCCACTGGTAATTGGCAGTTGATACCGATTAGGTTTAGCCCCCTGTACTGTGGGCCTGTTGTGATCAGA AACCATGCCGGTCCGGTGGCTAAAGCTTGGAGAACTTTCCAGTTCATCAGCCCCATTATCACCTATATGCGTGGGGGATCCCAG CAGGTGGTGGTGAGGATGCACCATGTGAGTAGGGTTCGAGGCCTGGAGACTCAACTGGTGTGGGCCATCTCCAGGGAGACAGCCAGGCTTAGTCCAGAGGGCATCCCCTACTGTGCCACCAAGGTTCAGTCCGTCACTTGGATCCTG tataTGGCTGGCAGGGTGACCCAGTATGCTTCTCACCTCCGCCATGAGACGTCTGTGGACGTGACCCTTGGCTGCTACCAG CAGACTGATGTCTCGGTGGTGTATGCCACTCTCCACATGGGGCCGGATGGGCTGCTCTCCTCCTCGGCGTGGTCGGAGGCTGCCTCCGTGTCTACGCCCACCAATCAGCAGTTCACTGAGCCAGAGCCTGAATGCCACAACTGCTATGAG ggctgggaggaggacctgctgcctgaggagagggaggttccTCTGCTAAA CCTCTACCTTACCACCAAGAGAGTGGAGGACATCGCCCTGAGGCTCGTCTCCCTGCGCCAGGCCTTCACT ACCCTGCTTGGTTCCACCCTGAGCAGGAACCATCTGTTTGTGGCAGGAAAGGTCCTAATGGGCGCACTGGTTCAAGCCCAGCACATG GACGAGGCCGAATTCATCCGTGCCTATAACGACTTTGTGGACTACCTGAGTGACCCCTCCAAGCAGATTGACATTGAGAGGGAGCTGGCTGAGGCAAAG ATCCATCATGTTAACCTGATAGATGTCCTTTTTGAactggtgctatttgggatgatGACAGCTCAGAAGTCCCTGATGGTG CACCCTGGTGGGTTCATGGAGCGTCTGTACGCTCTCCTGTACTCCTTCCTGCCCGTAGCTGCCAGCATTGAGCCAAAGGCCGAGAGATACCTGCTGCTGCTCAATGTAAGATTCAAGAGTTTACTTCCCTATTCCTAG